The nucleotide sequence CGCTTCAAGCTGTCCTGATTCCTGCTTCTTGGCATCTGGACGCACATTCCTTCGGGTTTCTAGTGCGTTCAGACGATGGTTCCGGACGTCCCTTCTCTTCCACCATGTGAGGCCGTGTGCGCCGGATGTGGCGCGCGTCTCACAGGCGTCGAGAGGTGACCCGAGTGCGAGTCCGGAGCCTTGTCCTCACGGCGGCGGGTGCGCTGCTGCTCCCCCTGACGGCGGCGCCGCCCGCTCTGGCCGAGGGGCCGATCGTCAACGCGAACGCCGCCGCGCCCGTCAAGGGCAGCTATCTGGTGACGCTGAAACCGGGCGCGTCGGGCGGCGTCGCGCCCGCGGCCCGCGCGCTCGCCGGACGCTATTCCGGACGGGTCGGGCACGTGTACTCCCGGACCGTCCAGGGCTTCCAGGCGCTCATGAGCCCCGAGCGGGCGCGCCGGCTGGCCGCCGACCCGGCCGTCCAGGCCGTCGAGCAGGACGTGAAGGTCCACGCGACGGACGTCCAGCAGAACCCGCCGTCGTGGGGCCTGGACCGCATCGACCAGAAGGGCCTGCCGCTCAACGGGTCCTACACGTACGCGACCAAGGCGTCCAACGTCACCGCCTACATCGTGGACACCGGCATCCTGACGACGCACTCGGACTTCGGGGGCCGCGCCAGCTCCGGCCACGACTTCGTGGACGACGACAACGACGCGACCGACTGCAACGGCCACGGAACCCACGTCGCGGGCACTGTCGGCGGCAGCACGTACGGCGTGGCCAAGGGCGTGAAGCTCGTCGCCGTCCGGGTGCTGGACTGCAAGGGCAGCGGCGACACCTCCGGCGTCGTCGCGGGCCTGGACTGGGTCGCGCAGCACGCCGTCAAGCCCGCCGTCGCCAACCTCAGCCTCGGCGGCGGCGTCAGCGCCACGCTGGACGCGGCGATCGGCCGGGCCGTCTCCGCCGGCGTCACCGTCGCGGTCGCGGCGGGCAACGACAACGCCAACGCGTGCAACTCCTCGCCGGCGCGCGTGCCCGCCGCGATCACCGTCGGCGCCATGACCAAGACGGACCGGCGCGCGGACTTCTCCAACTACGGCTCCTGCCTGGACCTGTTCGCGCCGGGCGACGGCATCGTGTCGGACTGGATCGGCGGCGCGAACGCGACGCGCACCGCGTCCGGGACCTCGATGGCGTCCCCGCACGTCGCGGGCGCCGCCGCGCTCGTCCTCGCCGCCCATCCCGGCGACACGCCCGCGCAGGTCGCCGCCGCGCTGACCGGCGCCGCCGGGACGGGCGTGGGCAACCCGGGCGCGTCCTCGCCGAACCGGCTGCTGTTCACCACCGACGGCGGCTCCCCGCCGCCGTCGGCGCCGTGCGCCGCCGCGACGAGCACCGGCAAGGTGACGTTCGGCGCCTGGCAGGCCGCGTCCAGCCCGGTCGAGGTCGCCGGCTGCGCCGGGGCCGCGGGCACCGACGGCAAGGTGACCGTGGACATCGACGTCCCCTGGCGCGGCGGGCTCGTCATCGACCTCGTGGCCCCCGACGGCACCGTCCGCTCCCTCAAGGGCTTCGACCTGTTCGACTTCGCCTCCGGTCTCAAGACCACCTACACCGCCGACCTCGCGGGGATCTCCCGGGAGGGCACCTGGAACCTGCGCGTCACCGACTTCTGGCTCGGCAGCCAGGGAACCGTGAACTCCTGGACGCTGAACCTCTGAGTCCCGTCCCCGTCGGCCCGCCGGACGCCCTCCGGCGGGCCGTCGCCGTGCGCGCCCGGAAGAACCGCCGGTCACCGGTGCGTTTAGGGTGTGCCAGGCAGGAACCAGGACGCAGAGGGGTGACATGGGGGCAGATCCCACGATCGGGGTCCTCGCGCTTCAGGGCGACGTGCGCGAGCACGCGCGGGCGCTGGAGAGCGCCGGGGCGCGCGTCGTCGCGGTGCGCCGGCCCGCGGAGCTGGAGCGCGTGGACGGGCTGGTGATCCCCGGTGGGGAGTCCACGACGATCGGCAAGCTGGCGCGGGCGTTCGACCTGCTGGAGCCGCTGCGCAAGCGGATCGAGGCGGGGCTGCCCGCCTACGGCTCGTGCGCGGGGATGATCCTGCTCGCCGACCGCGTCGAGGACGGCGCCGCCGGCCAGGAGACGATCGGCGGCATCGACGTCACCGTCCGCCGCAACGCCTTCGGCCGCCAGGTCGACTCGTTCGAGGCGCCGGTCGCGCTCGCGGGCATGGGCGAGGACCCCTACCACGCCGTTTTCATCCGCGCGCCCTGGGTGGAGCGCGTCGGCGACGGCGTGGAGGTCCTCGGTCGTGCGGAGAGCGGCCCCGACGCGGATAGGATCGTCGCCGTCCGTCAAGGCCGCCTCATGGCGACCGCGTTCCATCCCGAACTGACGGACGACCACCGCGTGCACCATTACTTCGCCGAGTTGGTGCGCCGGGCGACGGAGGAGGAATAACGCATGTCCGGCCACTCCAAGTGGGCGACGACCAAGCACAAGAAGGCCGCGCTGGACGCCAAGCGCGGCAAGCTGTTCGCCAAGCTGATCAAGAACGTCGAGGTCGCGGCGCGTACCGGCGGCGGCGACCCCGACGCCAACCCGACGCTCTACGACGCCATCTACAAGGCGAAGAAGAACTCCGTCCCGAACGACAACATCGAGCGCGCGCGCAAGCGCGGCGCCGGTGAGGAGGCCGGGGGCGCGGACTGGCAGACGATCACCTACGAGGGCTACGCGCCCGGCGGCGTCGCGGTGCTCATCGAGTGCCTGACCGACAACCGCAACCGCGCGGCCTCGGAGGTGCGCGTCGCGCTGACCCGCAACGGCGGCTCGCTCGCCGACCCGGGTTCGGTGGCGTACATGTTCAACCGCAAGGGCGTCGTGGTCGTGCCGAAGGGCGGCACCAGCGAGGACGACGTCATGATGGCCGTCCTGGAGGCGGGCGCCGAGGAGGTCAACGACCTCGGCGAGGAGTTCGAGGTCGTGTCCGAGGCGGGTGACCTGCTCGCGGTGCGCACCGCGCTGCAGGAGGCGGGCATCGACTACGACTCGGCGGAGAGCAAGTTCCTGCCGACGATGACCGTCCCGCTGGACGAGGAGAACGCCCGCAAGGTGTTCCGGCTGATGGACGCCCTGGAGGACTCCGACGACGTCCAGGAGATCTACGCCAACTTCGACGTGAGCGACGACGTCCTGGCCGCGATCGACGCCTGATCCGTCCGCGCACCGGCCGCCGCCCTGGAGCGGCGGTCGTGGTGTTTTTGTCCGGATACGGTGTGGATCATGCAAATTCGGGCGTTGACAGTCGAGGAGTTCGCGGCGACGCGGGAGCAGCGCCGCCAGGCGTTCGGCCCGCTGCCGGACGGCGAGTGGGAGCGGCTCCTGGTGCGCGCCCGGCCGGGCATCGACGCCGGCCGCGCGCTCGGCGGGTTCGTCGCCGGGCAGATCGTCGCGACCTCCTACATCCACGACCAGATCCAGTGGTGGCACGGCCGGTCGGTGCGGCTCGGCGGCGTCAGCGGCGTGACGGTCGCGGCGGAGGCGCGCGGCCGGGGCTACGGCCGGGCCATCGCCGCCGCCGCGTTGGACCGGTGCAAGGAGCTGGGCTTCCCGCTGTCGATGCTCTATCCCGCGACGACGTCCCTGTACCGGGCGCTCGGCTGGGAGCACGGCGGCGGCCTGGACGAGGTGAGCCTCGACCCCGACGCGCTGCGCGGCCTGCGCGCCGAGCCGGTCGACGTCCGCCGCGTCGGGCCCGGCGACGCGGCCGAGGTCGCCGCGACGATCGCCCGCGTCCACCGCGAGGCGCGCGACTGCGGACCCATCGGGTGGGACGACGAACGCTGGCGGTCGTTCCTCAGCGAACCGGACCACGACGCCTACCTCGCCGAGGACGGGTTCCTGACCTTCCACTGGCAGGGCGAAGGCGAGATCCGCGTGAACAAGGCCGTCGCGGTGTCCGAGCGGACGACCCGCGCGCTGTGGGCGATCGTCGGCTCCGGCTCCACGACGGCCGACCGCGTCACGGCGGTGCTCGCGCCGCACGACCCGGTGCTCTGGTCGATCCCGCAGCGGTTCTCCGACCGCGTCCGCCGGGTCCGCTGGATGCTGCGGGCCGTGGACGCGCCCGCCGCCGTCGCCGCGCGGGGCTTCCCGCCGGGCGTCGCCGGGTCCGTCCCGCTGCGCCTGGACGACCCCGACATCCCGGGCAACACGGGCGACTGGCGGCTGACCGTCGCGGACGGCTCCGGCGTGCTCGAACCGGCCCCCGAGACGTCCGGCGCCCTGCGGCTCGGGCCCGGGGCGTTCGCGGCCCTGTACAGCGGTGTCCCGACCGCGACGCTGCGCCGCGCCGGGCGCCTGGACCGCGACGAACCGCTCCTGGACGCGGTGTTCGCCGCCGACGCCCACGCCCTCGACTTCTTCTGAGCGGACCGTTCCGCGCGCGTGTCCGTCCCGTCCGGTAGCGTGGCCCGAGCCGAACAGATGATCGAGGGAGCGTCGTGCGGGTGATGGGGGTCGACCCGGGCCTGACCCGTTGCGGCGTCGGTGTCGTCGAGGGCGCGCCCGGCCGTCCGCTGCGGCTCGTCCACGTCTCGGTCGTGCGGACCAGCCCGGACGACGACGTCGCGCACCGGCTGCTCGGCGTCGAGCAGGGCCTGGAAGCGGTGCTGGCGGAGTTCGCGCCCGACGCCGTCGCCGTGGAGCGGGTGTTCGCGCAGCACAACGTCAGCACGGTCATGGGCACGGCGCAGGCCGCCGGGGTGGCGATGCTCGCCGCCGCGCGGCGCGGCCTGCCCGTCGCGCTGCACACCCCGAGCGAGGCCAAGGCCGCCGTCACCGGCAACGGCCGCGCCGACAAGGCGCAGGTCACGAGCATGGTCACCCGGCTGCTGCGGCTGGACGCCCCGCCGCGCCCCGCCGACGCCGCCGACGCGCTCGCCCTCGCGATCTGCCACGTGTGGCGCGGCGCCGCGCAGTCCCGGCTGGACGCGGCCCGCCGCGCCGCCGTCCCGAGGAGCCGAGGAGGAACCGTCCAGTGATCGCCTTCGTGCGCGGCACGGTCGCCGTGTCCGGGCCGGACACGGCCGTCATCGACGTCGGCGGCGTCGGCTACGCCGTGCAGTGCGCGCCGGCGACGCTCGCGGGCCTGCGGGTGGGCGAGGAGGCCCGCGTCCCGACGTCGCTCGTCGTCCGCGAGGACTCGATGACGCTGTTCGGGTTCGCCGACGACGACGAGCGGCAGGTCTTCGAACTGCTCCAGACCGCGAGCGGCGTCGGCCCGCGCCTGGCCCTGGCGATGCTCGCCGTGCACAGCCCGGACGCGCTGCGCGCCGCGGTCGCCGCCGAGGACCTCACGGCCCTGACCCGCGTGCCCGGCATCGGCAAGAAGGGCGCGCAGCGGATCGTGCTGGAACTGCGTGACCGGCTCGGCGCCCCGTCCGGCGGCCCGGCGGCCGTCCCCGCCCCGCGCGCGGCGGCCTGGCGCGACCAGGTCCAGGCGGGCCTGGTGAACCTCGGCTGGTCGGCCCGCGACGCCGACGCGGCCGTCGACGCCGTCGCCGCAGACCTCGGCGACGCCGAGACCCCGGCCGTCCCGCTCCTGCTCAAGGCCGCCCTCAAGAAGCTCAGCCGATGAGGGCGGTCCGGCGCCGCCGAGCGGAGGCGAGGCCATGAGCGCGCTGGGCCGTGCGGTGGCTGGACTGAGGAGCGCGCGGAGTGACGGAGGAGTGAGCACGCGACGAGGGAAGCCGCCGCGTGGGGCGGTCCGGCGCCGCCGAGCGGAGGCGAGGCCATGAGCACCGATCGGCTGGTGGGTTCCGGGGCTGAAGGGCCGGACGAGGAGGTCATCGAGGCGGCACTGCGGCCCAAGCGGCTGGACGACTTCGTCGGGCAGGAGCGCGTGCGCGAGCAGCTCGGGCTCGTCCTGCACAGCGCGCTGCGGCGGAGCCGGACGCCCGACCACGTGCTGCTGTCGGGCGGCCCGGGACTCGGCAAGACGACGCTCGCCATGATCATCGCGGCGGAGCTGGGGCAGCCGCTGCGGGTCTCGTCCGGGCCGGCGATCGAGCGGGCGGGCGACCTCGCGGCGATCCTGTCCACGCTGGCCGAGGGCGAGGTCCTGTTCCTGGACGAGATCCACCGCATGGCGCGGCCCGCCGAAGAGATGCTCTACATGGCGATGGAGGACTTCCGCGTCGACGTCGTCGTCGGCAAGGGCCCCGGCGCCACCGCGATCCCGCTGGACATCGCCCCGTTCACGCTCGTCGGCGCCACCACCCGCGCCGGGATGCTGCCCGGCCCGCTGCGCGACCGGTTCGGGTTCGTCGCGCACATGGACTTCTACGGCCCCGAGGAGCTGGAGGTGATCGTCCGGCGGTCCGCGCGGCTGCTGGACGTGAAGATCGCCGACGACGCCGCCGCCGAGGTCGCGGGCCGGTCGCGCGGCACGCCCCGGATCGCCAACCGGCTGCTGCGCCGCGTCCGGGACTTCGCCGAGGTCCGGGCGGACGGCGTCGTCACCGCCGGCCTCGCCCGCGCCGCCCTGGAACTCTACGAGGTGGACGAACGCGGCCTGGACCGGCTGGACCGCGCCGTCCTGCGGTCCCTGCTCGCCACCTTCGGCGGCGGCCCGGTCGGCCTGTCCACGCTGGCGGTGTCGGTGGGGGAGGAGCCCGAGACGGTCGAGGTCGTCGCCGAGCCGTTCCTCGTCCGGCAGGGCCTGCTGGCCCGCACGCCGCGCGGCCGGATCGCGACCCCCGCGGCCTGGACGCACCTCGGCCTGACCCCGCCCCCGCCCCCCGGCGACGCCGGAACACTGTTCGACGTCCCCGGCGATCCGCCCCCCGGCGGCTAGGGAACTCCGAGGGGTGGTCGCTCGTCATGTCGTTGCCGGGGTCTCGCGTACTCTCTAGACTCCGGGACTTGGTCACGTCACCAGCCCACGGTCGAAGAGCCGATCAAGCGGACAGACTGGGCAAACCACATCGGAAGGAAGCCCTGCAGTGGGCAGCGACATGATTATTGCGTCGGGGAACTCCGGCGGCGGGGGCGGCTTCGGGCTGCTCATGCTGCTCGCCGTGCCCATCATCTTCTACTTCCTGCTGATCCGTCCGCAGAACCGGCGGCGCAAGGAGCAGCTCGGCCTGCAGAACTCGATCGAGCCCGGTGCGCACGTCATCACGACCGCCGGGATGCACGCCACGGTCGTCTCCACCGACGACGACGGCGTGGTGCTGGAGATCGCCCCCGGTGTCGAGGCCCGCTTCGTGAAGCAGGCCGTCATGCAGGTCGTCGCCGAGGACGCCGACGAGGAACTGGACGACGAGCCGGCCGAGGACGACGACGCGAAGATCGACCTGTCCAAGGACGACGCCAAGCACGACGCCGAGGAAACTCCCGGGGAGATGGACGGGGCCGGGGAGGCCGTGTCCACGGGCAAGGGCGCGGACAAGCCCTCGGCCTGAGGCCGCTCGGTACAGGAACCAAGACGGGAAGTACGACGACCAGTGGCTTCGTCTCGTAGCACTCCATCCGCCCCAGGGCGCACCCTGCTCGCGTTGTTCGCGGTCCTCGCGGCCCTGACCGGCGTGATGTTCCTGCAGGGGCGGACGACCCCCAAACTG is from Actinomadura rubteroloni and encodes:
- a CDS encoding GNAT family N-acetyltransferase produces the protein MQIRALTVEEFAATREQRRQAFGPLPDGEWERLLVRARPGIDAGRALGGFVAGQIVATSYIHDQIQWWHGRSVRLGGVSGVTVAAEARGRGYGRAIAAAALDRCKELGFPLSMLYPATTSLYRALGWEHGGGLDEVSLDPDALRGLRAEPVDVRRVGPGDAAEVAATIARVHREARDCGPIGWDDERWRSFLSEPDHDAYLAEDGFLTFHWQGEGEIRVNKAVAVSERTTRALWAIVGSGSTTADRVTAVLAPHDPVLWSIPQRFSDRVRRVRWMLRAVDAPAAVAARGFPPGVAGSVPLRLDDPDIPGNTGDWRLTVADGSGVLEPAPETSGALRLGPGAFAALYSGVPTATLRRAGRLDRDEPLLDAVFAADAHALDFF
- the yajC gene encoding preprotein translocase subunit YajC; the encoded protein is MGSDMIIASGNSGGGGGFGLLMLLAVPIIFYFLLIRPQNRRRKEQLGLQNSIEPGAHVITTAGMHATVVSTDDDGVVLEIAPGVEARFVKQAVMQVVAEDADEELDDEPAEDDDAKIDLSKDDAKHDAEETPGEMDGAGEAVSTGKGADKPSA
- the pdxT gene encoding pyridoxal 5'-phosphate synthase glutaminase subunit PdxT codes for the protein MGADPTIGVLALQGDVREHARALESAGARVVAVRRPAELERVDGLVIPGGESTTIGKLARAFDLLEPLRKRIEAGLPAYGSCAGMILLADRVEDGAAGQETIGGIDVTVRRNAFGRQVDSFEAPVALAGMGEDPYHAVFIRAPWVERVGDGVEVLGRAESGPDADRIVAVRQGRLMATAFHPELTDDHRVHHYFAELVRRATEEE
- the ruvB gene encoding Holliday junction branch migration DNA helicase RuvB — encoded protein: MSTDRLVGSGAEGPDEEVIEAALRPKRLDDFVGQERVREQLGLVLHSALRRSRTPDHVLLSGGPGLGKTTLAMIIAAELGQPLRVSSGPAIERAGDLAAILSTLAEGEVLFLDEIHRMARPAEEMLYMAMEDFRVDVVVGKGPGATAIPLDIAPFTLVGATTRAGMLPGPLRDRFGFVAHMDFYGPEELEVIVRRSARLLDVKIADDAAAEVAGRSRGTPRIANRLLRRVRDFAEVRADGVVTAGLARAALELYEVDERGLDRLDRAVLRSLLATFGGGPVGLSTLAVSVGEEPETVEVVAEPFLVRQGLLARTPRGRIATPAAWTHLGLTPPPPPGDAGTLFDVPGDPPPGG
- the ruvA gene encoding Holliday junction branch migration protein RuvA yields the protein MIAFVRGTVAVSGPDTAVIDVGGVGYAVQCAPATLAGLRVGEEARVPTSLVVREDSMTLFGFADDDERQVFELLQTASGVGPRLALAMLAVHSPDALRAAVAAEDLTALTRVPGIGKKGAQRIVLELRDRLGAPSGGPAAVPAPRAAAWRDQVQAGLVNLGWSARDADAAVDAVAADLGDAETPAVPLLLKAALKKLSR
- the ruvC gene encoding crossover junction endodeoxyribonuclease RuvC, whose translation is MRVMGVDPGLTRCGVGVVEGAPGRPLRLVHVSVVRTSPDDDVAHRLLGVEQGLEAVLAEFAPDAVAVERVFAQHNVSTVMGTAQAAGVAMLAAARRGLPVALHTPSEAKAAVTGNGRADKAQVTSMVTRLLRLDAPPRPADAADALALAICHVWRGAAQSRLDAARRAAVPRSRGGTVQ
- a CDS encoding S8 family serine peptidase — its product is MRVRSLVLTAAGALLLPLTAAPPALAEGPIVNANAAAPVKGSYLVTLKPGASGGVAPAARALAGRYSGRVGHVYSRTVQGFQALMSPERARRLAADPAVQAVEQDVKVHATDVQQNPPSWGLDRIDQKGLPLNGSYTYATKASNVTAYIVDTGILTTHSDFGGRASSGHDFVDDDNDATDCNGHGTHVAGTVGGSTYGVAKGVKLVAVRVLDCKGSGDTSGVVAGLDWVAQHAVKPAVANLSLGGGVSATLDAAIGRAVSAGVTVAVAAGNDNANACNSSPARVPAAITVGAMTKTDRRADFSNYGSCLDLFAPGDGIVSDWIGGANATRTASGTSMASPHVAGAAALVLAAHPGDTPAQVAAALTGAAGTGVGNPGASSPNRLLFTTDGGSPPPSAPCAAATSTGKVTFGAWQAASSPVEVAGCAGAAGTDGKVTVDIDVPWRGGLVIDLVAPDGTVRSLKGFDLFDFASGLKTTYTADLAGISREGTWNLRVTDFWLGSQGTVNSWTLNL
- a CDS encoding YebC/PmpR family DNA-binding transcriptional regulator, which gives rise to MSGHSKWATTKHKKAALDAKRGKLFAKLIKNVEVAARTGGGDPDANPTLYDAIYKAKKNSVPNDNIERARKRGAGEEAGGADWQTITYEGYAPGGVAVLIECLTDNRNRAASEVRVALTRNGGSLADPGSVAYMFNRKGVVVVPKGGTSEDDVMMAVLEAGAEEVNDLGEEFEVVSEAGDLLAVRTALQEAGIDYDSAESKFLPTMTVPLDEENARKVFRLMDALEDSDDVQEIYANFDVSDDVLAAIDA